The DNA region AGAGGACACCGCGCACCGCCTCGGTGAAGCCGCAGCCGACGCCTTCCTCCGGCACCTCGAACTTCTCCCAGGTCTTCGTGCGTCCGGCCCGGATCTCGACGAGGGCCTTCTCCGCGAAGTGCAGCGCGCAGGCGGCCGCGTAGGCCTGGAAGTAGGTGCGCGCGCGGTTGCGCTCGATCGTGTTGCTCCACTGCGGGACATGCCATTCCAGCTCCACCGGACCCTTGAGCGCGGTCTTGGGGAGGTTGATCTTCACACTGTTGCCGGTGGCCTTGACGTAGCCGATGTCGACCAGCCCGGCCAGCGCCGTGGTCCACAGCCGTGCCAGGGGCCCGCCGCCGGTGTCGAGGGCGAGGTAGTCCTTGCCGTCGAACCAGCGCGGAGACATGACCCAGCTGTACTTGTCGTCCAGGTCCCGCTTCTGCGGCCGCGGGTTGGTGTGCTGGTTCCACGGGTGACGCCGGTCCACCGGATTTCCCAGGGGATCGTGCGTCACGAACATCTCCTGCTCCTCCCAGTCGCCGTAGTACGACGAGCCGAGCAGGATGCGGATGCCCAGGTTGATCTTCACCAGGTCCGTGGTGACCAGTTTCCCGTCGACGACCACACCGGGGGTGACGTACATCTTCCGCCCCCAGTCGGTCATGTCCTTGTACGCGAAGTTGCAGTGCTCCGGGTCCTGGAAGGAGCCCCAGCAGCCCAGCAGGATCCGCCGGTTGCCCACCTGCTCGTACCCGGGCAGCGCCTCGTAGAAGAAGTCGAAGAGGTCGTCGTGCATCGGCACGACCTTCTTCATGAACTCCACGTAGCGCTGGAGGCGGGTGATGTAGTCGGTCATCAGCTGGATGGTCGCGACGGTGCCGACACCACCGGGGTAGAGGGTGGACGGGTGTACGTGCCGTCCCTCCATCAGGCAGAACATCTCCCGCGTCAGGCGGCTCACCTGGAGCGCCTCCCGGTAGAACTCACCGGTGAACGGGTTCAGCGAGCGCATGATGTCGCCGATGGTCCTGTACCCGTGGGCGTCCGCGTGCGGGGAAGGGGTCCGGTCGGCCTGTTCGAGAACGCCCGGGTTGGTCTCGGCGACCATCTTCTCGCAGTAGTCGACCCCCACCAGGTTCTCCTGGAAGATGTTGTGGTCGAACATGTACTCCGCGGCTTCGCCGAGATTGACGATCCATTCACCGAGGTGCGGCGGTTTCACGCCGTAGGCCATGTTCTGCGCGTAGCACGAACAGGTGGCGTGATTGTCTCCGCAGATTCCGCAGATACGGCTCGTGATGAAATGCGCGTCGCGCGGGTCCTTGCCCTTCATGAAGACCGAGTAGCCGCGGAAGATCGAGCTGGTGCTGTGGCACTCGGCGACGACCTTCTGTTTGAAGTCGATCTTCGTGTAGATGCCCAGGCTGCCGACGATCCTGGTGATGGGATCCCAGGCCATCTCCACCAGGCCGTCTTTTCCCTGGCCCGTTCCGGCGCCCGTGTACTGCGTCGCGGTCATTACGCCACCCTCGTCTTTCTTTCTGCTGCGGTGATTTACCAGGTGCGGGTGGCGCCGGTGGTCAGTTCCCTGCCGGGCTTACGCCACTTCGGCTCGTGGTCGAGCGTGTGCGTCGTGATGTGGCGCAGTCGCCGCATCGTGGATCCGTACAGCCCGACCGCGTTGGTCGAGAGCTTTCCGCCGGGCGGCTCGTCCATGAACGGCATGAACTTGTCCGGGAACCCGGGCATCGTGCAGCCGATGCAGATGCCGCCGACGTTGGGACACCCGCCGATGCCGTTCATCCAGCCGCGTTTGGGCACGTTGCACTTGACCGTGGGGCCCCAGCAGCCGAGCTTGACGATGCACTTGGGCGAGCCGTACTCGGTGGCGAAGTCACCCTGCTCGTAGTAGCCGGCCCGGTCACAGCCTTCGTGGACGGTCTGCCCGAACAGCCAGGACGGACGCAGCGCGTCGTCGAGCGGGATCATCGGGGCCTGGTCGGTGGCCATGTAGAGCAGGTAGGTGAGCGTCTCCGACAGGTTGTCCGGCTGGATCGGGCAGCCGGGCACGCACACGATCGGAATGCCCGCCTTGGACTTCCAGTCCCAGCCCAGGTAGTCGGGGACGCCCATCGCTCCGGTCGGGTTGCCCGCCATGGCGTGGATGCCGCCGTAGGTCGCGCAGGTGCCGGCGGCCACGATCGCGGTCGCCTTCGGCGCCAGTCGGTCGAGCCACTCGCTGGTGGTCATGGGCTGACCGGTGGCGGGGTCGTTCCCGAACCCGCACCAGTAGCCCTCTTCGTGCAACTGTTCGTTGGGGATGGACCCCTCGACCACGAGGACGAACGGTTCCAGTTCGCCCCGGTCCGCCTTGAAGAACCACTCGAGGAAGTCGTCCGCGCCACCGTTGGGTCCGCACTCGAAATCGATGAGTGGCCAGTGGACGGCGATCTGGGGGAGACCGGGCAGCGCACCGAGAGCGATTTCCTCGA from Streptomyces sp. NBC_01754 includes:
- a CDS encoding hydrogenase expression protein HypE, which gives rise to MPTEEAVKAEETLIHVLWINAGLSCDGDSVSLTAATQPSIEEIALGALPGLPQIAVHWPLIDFECGPNGGADDFLEWFFKADRGELEPFVLVVEGSIPNEQLHEEGYWCGFGNDPATGQPMTTSEWLDRLAPKATAIVAAGTCATYGGIHAMAGNPTGAMGVPDYLGWDWKSKAGIPIVCVPGCPIQPDNLSETLTYLLYMATDQAPMIPLDDALRPSWLFGQTVHEGCDRAGYYEQGDFATEYGSPKCIVKLGCWGPTVKCNVPKRGWMNGIGGCPNVGGICIGCTMPGFPDKFMPFMDEPPGGKLSTNAVGLYGSTMRRLRHITTHTLDHEPKWRKPGRELTTGATRTW
- a CDS encoding nickel-dependent hydrogenase large subunit; translated protein: MTATQYTGAGTGQGKDGLVEMAWDPITRIVGSLGIYTKIDFKQKVVAECHSTSSIFRGYSVFMKGKDPRDAHFITSRICGICGDNHATCSCYAQNMAYGVKPPHLGEWIVNLGEAAEYMFDHNIFQENLVGVDYCEKMVAETNPGVLEQADRTPSPHADAHGYRTIGDIMRSLNPFTGEFYREALQVSRLTREMFCLMEGRHVHPSTLYPGGVGTVATIQLMTDYITRLQRYVEFMKKVVPMHDDLFDFFYEALPGYEQVGNRRILLGCWGSFQDPEHCNFAYKDMTDWGRKMYVTPGVVVDGKLVTTDLVKINLGIRILLGSSYYGDWEEQEMFVTHDPLGNPVDRRHPWNQHTNPRPQKRDLDDKYSWVMSPRWFDGKDYLALDTGGGPLARLWTTALAGLVDIGYVKATGNSVKINLPKTALKGPVELEWHVPQWSNTIERNRARTYFQAYAAACALHFAEKALVEIRAGRTKTWEKFEVPEEGVGCGFTEAVRGVLSHHMVIRDGKIANYHPYPPTPWNASPRDTYGTPGPYEDAVQGQPIFEENDRENFKGIDIMRTVRSFDPCLPCGVHMYLGEGKKLELLHSPTQSAGGE